In the genome of Nymphaea colorata isolate Beijing-Zhang1983 chromosome 9, ASM883128v2, whole genome shotgun sequence, one region contains:
- the LOC116261466 gene encoding uncharacterized protein LOC116261466, which produces MRRVQGLSRPLLNARLLRSASPPIPSPAPSSSSLLRPPPSSWLSRLGANSREFLLPANGVLSSSFATAGAAAMAREAIPSFSMKELVLYQYAACPFCNKVRAFLDYNKLPYKVVEVNPISKKEIKWSEYKKVPVVVLDGKQLNDSFQIIETLQQRINPTEENSTGSAVVEEKEWCRWVDNHLVHVLAPNIYRSPSEALESFDYITTLGNFTTLERWTAKYAGAAAMYLVSKKLKKKHNITDERAALYAAANTWIRALNDRQFMGRNKPNLADLSVFGVLRPIWKLQSGMDLAKNTGIGAWYKRMETEVGESSEVKD; this is translated from the exons ATGAGGAGGGTTCAGGGATTAAGCCGTCCTCTTCTCAATGCTCGTCTTCTCCGATCAGCATCACCGCCTATACCATCGCCAGCACCCTCATCGTCGTCGTTGCTTcgaccaccaccatcatcatggtTGTCTCGTCTGGGAGCCAATTCCCGGGAGTTCCTCCTTCCTGCGAATGGGGTCCTCTCGTCTTCCTTCGCCACCGCCGGAGCAGCCGCAATGGCGAGGGAAGCGATACCTAGTTTCTCCATGAAGGAGCTCGTGTTGTATCAGTACGCCGCTTGCCCGTTCTGTAACAAGGTCAGAG CTTTTCTGGACTACAATAAGTTGCCTTATAAAGTAGTCGAGGTGAACCCCATAAGCAAGAAGGAGATCAAGTGGTCAGAATATAAGAAGGTGCCTGTCGTGGTTCTTGACGGAAAGCAACTCAACGACTCATTTC AGATAATAGAGACCCTTCAGCAACGTATTAATCCGACAGAAGAGAACTCAACTGGTTCTGCtgtggtggaagaaaaagaatggtGCAG GTGGGTTGATAACCACTTAGTCCATGTACTGGCCCCAAACATCTATAGGAGTCCATCAGAGGCATTGGAATCATTTGATTACATAACTACTCTTG GTAATTTTACTACACTTGAGAGATGGACTGCAAAGTATGCTGGGGCTGCAGCCATGTATCTTGTCTCAAAGAAGCTGAAAAAGAAGCACAACATTACCGACGAACGTGCTGCTCTATATGCTGCTGCAAATACTTGGATCAGAGCCTTAAATGACAGACAATTTATGG GTAGGAATAAGCCAAACTTGGCAGATTTGTCAGTTTTTGGAGTGTTGAGGCCCATATGGAAGCTGCAATCTGGGATGGATCTGGCGAAGAACACAGGGATTGGGGCATGGTACAAGCGAATGGAAACAGAAGTTGGTGAAAGCTCTGAAGTTAAAGACTAA
- the LOC116260043 gene encoding gamma-glutamyl peptidase 5-like yields the protein MSSRRFAVLKTGNGSEFVQKTYGGFDKMSENLLEEDGEEWVVYSVMDGDFSFENEIDTFAGFVITGSPADAHADDDWVLKLCEVLRVLNQKKKKVLGICFGHQVLARALGGKTGRSDVGWEIGLKQVHLDTELVSKVFNVQLPPTVNVLVSHRDQVSCVPPGALILGSSKKTKIEMFSIGDHVLGLQYHPEFFKDVVLDIIHNLLTTNMLDDGTANKAIQSVKENDPHQEQLKGLCKAFLKGPTIKEV from the exons ATGTCTTCTCGCCGGTTCGCTGTGCTAAAGACCGGCAATGGCTCTGAATTCGTGCAGAAAACGTATGGTGGTTTTGACAAGATGAGTGAGAATTTGCTTGAGGAGGATGGGGAGGAGTGGGTAGTGTACTCTGTGATGGATGGCGATTTCTCGTTCGAGAATGAGATCGACACGTTCGCAGGGTTCGTCATCACGGGCAGCCCTGCTGATGCCCATGCAGATGATGATTGGGTACTGAAACTGTGTGAGGTTCTCAGAGTGTTgaaccagaagaagaagaaggtgctTGGCATTTGCTTTGGCCACCAG GTATTGGCCCGAGCATTAGGTGGCAAAACTGGTCGATCAGACGTAGGATGGGAAATTGGTCTGAAGCAAGTTCACTTGGATACTGAGCTCGTTTCTAAAGTGTTCAACGTGCAATTACCTCCAACTGTTAATGTATTAGTTAGTCACCGTGACCAG GTCAGTTGTGTTCCTCCAGGAGCTCTCATTCTTGGGtcttcaaagaaaacaaaaatcgaGATGTTTTCAATTGGAGACCATGTGCTGGGCCTTCAATACCATCCGGAGTTCTTCAAGGATGTTGTATTGGACATTATACATAACCTTCTTACAACGAATATGTTGGAC GATGGCACTGCCAACAAAGCAATTCAAAGTGTTAAAGAGAATGATCCACATCAGGAGCAGCTCAAAGGTTTATGCAAGGCATTCCTGAAAGGTCCTACTATCAAAGAAGTGTAA